One Cynocephalus volans isolate mCynVol1 chromosome 5, mCynVol1.pri, whole genome shotgun sequence DNA window includes the following coding sequences:
- the LOC134377820 gene encoding chorion-specific transcription factor GCMb-like codes for MPADAVQGRVCSYGMKLNWDINDPQMPQEPAHFDPFCEWPDGYVRFIYSRDEEKARRHLSGWAMRNINNHHGHILKKSCLGVVLCARACALPGSARLQLRPAICDKARLKQQQKACPHCHSALELMPCRGHSGYPVTNFWRLEGNAIFFQAKGVHDHPRPESKSETEARRSAIKRQMASFYQPQKKRNQQSEAGENQDNSEHFNNIPPLENLELFDIITDTGFPIPGQPCPSFPNSDAYKATCDPATFQGDIMTPFQKCSNPRICLPRPACSYELAGPGFTSLSSCPTLYKDSTSVPNDADWIHLNPLQHNVNSYSSYERGFDFTSKQHGWKPALGKPGIGKRTDHGQFQTMAPHPCYNSELSCRYLTTTPPGAPALQTVITTTTKVSYQAYQPPALKYSDNVQEVKSLSSCNCASENAPMSMYPEALEPPATVTRAASPAGSLPLKLSGDCRAIRPTLAFPQKSASSRTDGVETWDVCLSVLGSAISCSDRVDPFFSYDNEDF; via the exons GAGCCGGCCCACTTCGACCCCTTCTGTGAGTGGCCCGACGGCTACGTGCGCTTCATCTACAGCCGCGACGAGGAGAAGGCGCGGCGCCACCTGAGTGGCTGGGCCATGCGCAACATCAACAACCACCACGGCCACATCCTCAAGAAGTCGTGCCTGGGCGTGGTGCTGTGCGCGCGGGCCTGCGCCCTGCCCGGCAGCGCCCGCCTGCAGCTGCGGCCAGCCATCTGCGACAAGGCGCGCCTCAAGCAGCAGC AGAAAGCGTGCCCCCACTGTCACTCTGCTTTGGAGTTGATGCCCTGTCGAGGGCACAGCGGATACCCTGTAACCAATTTCTGGCGGCTTGAGGGCAACGCGATATTTTTTCAG GCCAAGGGAGTTCATGATCACCCAAGACCAGAGAGTAAATCAGAGACGGAAGCTAGAAGAAGTGCCATCAAGAGACAGATGGCCTCTTTTTACCAGccccagaaaaagagaaatcagcAATCCGAG gcaGGAGAGAATCAAGACAACAGTGAACATTTCAACAACATACCTCCCCTAGAAAATTTGGAACTGTTTGATATAATTACTGACACCGGTTTCCCTATTCCAGGGCAGCCTTGCCCCTCCTTCCCAAACTCTGATGCTTACAAAGCTACCTGTGACCCAGCCACCTTTCAAGGGGACATAATGACCCCCTTTCAAAAATGTTCAAACCCAAGAATCTGTTTGCCCAGGCCAGCTTGCAGCTATGAATTGGCAGGCCCTGGCTTTACAAGTTTGAGCTCCTGTCCCACCCTTTATAAAGATTCCACCAGTGTCCCTAATGATGCAGACTGGATTCATCTGAACCCACTACAACATAATGTCAATTCATACAGCAGCTATGAGAGAGGCTTTGATTTCACTAGTAAACAACATGGCTGGAAACCAGCACTTGGAAAACCTGGTATTGGGAAGAGGACTGACCATGGGCAGTTCCAGACCATGGCCCCTCACCCTTGTTATAACTCAGAGCTTTCCTGCAGGTACCTCACGACTACCCCACCAGGTGCCCCTGCCTTACAGACCgtgatcaccaccaccaccaaagtgTCCTACCAAGCCTACCAGCCACCTGCTCTGAAATACAGTGACAATGTGCAAGAGGTTAAGAGCCTTTCAAGCTGTAACTGTGCTTCTGAAAATGCGCCAATGTCCATGTATCCAGAAGCCTTGGAACCTCCAGCTACAGTCACCAGGGCAGCCTCTCCAGCAGGGTCACTTCCTTTGAAACTTTCAGGAGATTGCCGGGCCATCAGACCCACTTTGGCTTTCCCTCAAAAGTCAGCTTCCTCCAGGACAGATGGAGTAGAGACTTGGGATGTGTGTCTATCTGTGTTGGGCTCTGCAATTAGTTGCTCGGACAGAGTGGATCCATTCTTTAGCTATGAcaatgaggatttttaa